The Bartonella krasnovii sequence CATAAAATGTGATGTAAAATCACTCTTTTTAGCTTTTTTTATTTTAAAAGACTTGAAAAATGAACGAAAGTAGCGTGGAAAAGGTAGCCCCCTTTCTATCATGTGATTATATCAGCATGATAGAAGTCTTATTTATTGGCATCTTTCATAAGAGTATTCTCTTGTGTTTGATAGCTTTGTAAGAATAAGAAGCTGATTATAAAAATTGGTTTTATACTCTTATGTTATGGCATATGGGGTGTTTTGGGGATGTGGAAGAGATCTTTTTTGATTTGGTTGTTACTGCTTTAAGGTTTAGAAATATTTTAGGGAGATGTATAATCTTCTTATAAAAAAGATCATTATGAAAAATGTTTTCTTACACCATTTCTTTGTTATTTTTCTTTCTTAATTAGAGTAGCATTGATGATATTGAAATTATTCATTTCTGGAATGGTGTTGTTTATTAATGATATCTTACTTAAGATTTTAGAGAGAAAAGATTTATTTTTAACAGCTTAACAGCTTTAGGTTATTGATTAGGCTGACGTTTTCTTGTGTTTTGTGTTGTTTTGTGAAAAGCATTTTTTTGAGGCCTTTTTTTTGTTTTGCTTTTTTCTAAAATTCCAGTGTCGATTGTTGGGCCCATGTGATCAAGATCTGGCTTTGAGAAACGATTTGTTTGCATCATGGGATTATGGGTGGATTGTTCACTATGATGTGTGAAAGGATCGTCTGCGATTGCGAGTTCTATTTTTTGTAATTGTTTTATTTCATCACGCAGTCGTGCCGCTTCTTCAAAGTTTAGATCAGCGGCTGCTTGACGCATTGATTTTTCGAGATTTTGAATATGGGTTGTTAAATTATTGCCAACCATATTATTCTGCGTGATAAAATTGGTAAGTTTTGTCGGAGTATGGTGGTTTTCTTCGCCTGAATTGAGAATATCGTCGATATTTTTTTTAATACTGGTGGGGACAATATGATGTTCTTCATTATAGGCTATCTGTTTTTCTCGACGTCTTTCTGTTTCTTTTAAGGCTCTCTCGATAGAGCCAGTAATGGTATCAGCATAAAGAATAACGCGCCCATCTACGTTGCGTGCAGCGCGTCCGATTGTTTGGATGAGCGATGTTTCAGAGCGTAAAAAACCTTCCTTGTCGGCATCTAGAATGGCAACAAAACCACATTCTGGGATATCCAGACCTTCTCGAAGTAGATTGATGCCGATGAGAACATCAAAAGTACCAAGTCTGAGATCGCGAAGAATTTCAATACGCTCTAATGTATCAATGTCAGAATGCATATAGCGTACCCGAATACCTTGTTCATGAAGATATTCTGTCAAATCTTCAGCCATACGTTTTGTCAGTACAGTGACTAAGGTACGGTAGCCTTTTTGAATTGTTTTGCGAATTTCATTTACAACATCATCGACTTGGGTTGAAGCTTTACGTACTTCGGTTGGTGGGTCAACAAGTCCTGTTGGACGAATAATTTGTTCAGCAAAAACACCATGGGATTGTTCTATTTCCCAGCGTCCAGGTGTCGCAGAGACAGCAATGGTTTGTGGGCGCATAGCATCCCATTCTTCAAAGCGCAAAGGGCGATTATCCATACAGGAGGGTAGGCGGAAGCCATATTCTGCTAGAGTGGCCTTTCTGCGAAAGTCGCCTCGATACATACCACCAATTTGAGGAATTGTTACATGGCTTTCATCGATAAAAACAAGAGCGTTGTTTGGAATATATTCAAACAAGGTTGGTGGTGGTTCGCCAGGCTTTCGTCCTGTTAAATAGCGTGAATAATTTTCAATTCCGGCGCAAGAGCCGGTCGTTTCTAACATTTCTAAGTCAAACATTGTGCGCTGTTCTAAACGTTGTGCTTCTAAAAGGCGTCCTGCTGCGTTCAATTCATCAAGACGTTGAACCAACTCTATTTTAATGGCTTTCATTGCTTGATTGAGTGTTGGCCGCGGTATGACATAGTGTGAATTGGCATAAATTTTAATGGATTGAAGAGCTGCTGTTTTTTGTCCTGTAAGAGGATCAAATTCAGTAATTGTTTCTACTTCATCGCCAAACAGCGAAAGTCTCCAAGCACGATCTTCAAGATGGGCAGGAAAAATTTCAATTGTATCACCTCGTACACGAAAAGAACCACGAATAAAGTTTATGTCTTGTCGGTAATACTGTTGAGAAACTAAATCAGCTAGGAGTTTTCGCTGATTGAGTTTGTCCCCTTTTTGTATTTGTAAAGTCATGGCTGTATAGGTTTCTACCGAGCCAATTCCGTAGATACAGGATACAGACGCCACAATAATGACATCATCACGCTCTAAGACAGCGCGTGTTGCAGCATGGCGCATACGGTCTATTTGTTCATTAGTGGAGGATTCTTTTTCAATATAGGTATCAGAGCGTGCAACATAGGCTTCTGGCTGATAATAGTCATAATAAGAAACAAAATATTCAACAGCATTATGAGGAAAAAAGCTCTTAAATTCTCCGTAAAGTTGTGCGGCAAGCGTTTTATTGGGGGCTAAAACGAGAGCTGGGCGTTGTGTTTTTTCAATGACTTTTGCCATTGTATAGGTCTTTCCTGAGCCAGTAACCCCTAAAAGCACCTGTGTCCGTTCATCTTTTTCAATTCCCTCAACCAGAGTTTTAATGGCTTGAGGTTGATCTCCCGCTGCTTTAAAGGATGTTTCGAGTTGAAATGGAATACCACCTTCAGATTTTTCAGGACGAATAGGGCGGTGAGGCGTCCATAACGCCCCATTCTTAAAAAGAGGATTACCTGAAGCAATCAGAGCAGAAAGAGCTTCTACGGTTGCAGTAACACCATTTTTCATTGTTGTTATCCTTTGATAGAAAAGTTCTGATGATTTTAAAGGGAATACTAATTTTTACAATTTCATTACGACAGCAGCAAAACGTTATTGCACAGTTTTGTTGTGATTTACTGGTTCTTTCATGAGTATATTAATAAAGCTTTTTTGTGAGATGACCTCTTCAAAATGTTTCTTTGGAGAAGATATATTTGTGGTCGCTCGTGGGACACTATTGCATTCTTGCCATGATGATCTTCAAGAGGGAATAAGTTATCATGGCTGTTATGGAGAATAATCATGTGTTGTGGCCTGTTTTGGAACTAAAGACATTGTGTAGGTATGATAAAGGTCATTGCCATCTTTAAATGAAAGATAACGAGATGATACCCAGCCTATTTGAGCATTGTGTCGGATATGGCACCAATTTCCTTCACAGTTTTTAACAAAAACCAATTCGCCAGCAGAGATTAAGCCACAAACTGCATACTGAGTGCTGGGGCCTGTTCGAAAATTAAGATTTGTTGTCACAAAGGCATCTGCTGCTTTAGATATTGTTGTAGCTAAAAAGAAAGAGCCAAACACAAAAAAAATGACGAACTTTTTCATTTTTCTGCAAAGAATTTCTTTAGAAATTATCCTTCTCTCTTTAATATCTCATGGGATTACTTTTTCTAGACTATGATAAAATAAAGAAAATTACAATTCTTTCTTCTTTATGAGACTTTAAGGAGGAGAGCGAAGTTTAACGTTTTAAGCACCAAAATGAGATGTTTTAAACACTATTAGTGCATGTTTTGTTCCCTTTATTTATTTTTATATGGAAAACAGGGATACTGTGCTATATAATAGAAAAGATCGTAGTTTTCGGATTCCAAAAGTAATTTTGGAAGCCGTTTTTTGTATTTTTATTAAACCTTCCGTGTAATAGAAAGGGACGGATTATGGAAAAAGTTCCGATGACTACAGCTGGCTTTGAAAGTCTTAAAGAAGAGTTGCGTTGGCGTCAACAACAGGAACGTCCACGAATTATTGAAGCAATTTCTGAAGCGCGTGCCCATGGTGATTTGTCAGAAAACGCTGAATATCATGCCGCTAAAGAAGCACAAAGCCATAATGAGGGGCGTATAAATGAGCTTGAAGATTATATCGCAAGGGCAGAAGTTATAGATGTCTCTCGTCTTTCAGGTGACAAAATCAAATTTGGAGCGACTATTAAACTTTTAGATGAGGATACTGAAGAAAAAAAAGTATATCAAATTGTAGGGGATCAAGAAGCTGATGTAAAGGTTGGTAAAATCTCTATTTCTTCACCGATTGCGCGTGCACTCATTGGCAAACAAGAGGGTGATGTGATTGAAGTGAATGCCCCCGGTGGTGCGCATAATTACGAAATCATTAAGGTTCAGTACATCTAAATATCTCAATAGTTATGCGTATGTCTTTGCAAGAAACAGAGGTTATTGCTCCTCACTTTAAAAGGCGTTTATCCGGAGTGACATCTACGATTATTCAGCTTGTTCCACTGCAGCGCGAACAAGGGGTGCGTATATCTACTTTGGGATTTGGGCTTCCAGAGAATTTGCCAGCTCTTGGCTTTCGGGACCTTTTCGGACTTTGGAAAAGTCCGAAAGGGAAGTCGTTTCGTATTTGGCATGCAAGGCGCAATATTGAGATGCTTTTTGGGATCTTGTTGCGTGATGTCTTGCGTATGAAGCTGAAACTTATCTTTACATCGGCTTCACAGCGTCATCATAAGCCTTTTACCAAGTGGTTAATTCGCCGTATGGATAGAGTTATTGCTACCAGTACACATACGGGCGCTTATCTAGAAGTTTCTCATAAGGTTATTATGCATGGGGTGGATGTGAAGCGTTTTACGCCACCACAAACTCTTGATGATTACTTTTCTTCAACAGGATTTCCAGGAAAATATGCGGTAGGATGTTTTGGGCGTTTGCGCAGCTCAAAGGGAACTGATTTGTTTGTGGAGTCAATGATAGCGTTGCTGCCACGTTACCCTGACTGGACAGCACTTATTGCTGGTCGTACAACAGAGCAACATTATCGCTTTGAAAAAGAATTACGCCAAAAAGTTGCTAGGGCTGGTCTTAATGATCGCATTATTTTCCTTGGTGAGATTCTGGAAATTCCTTTGTGGTATCGTCGTTTATCGCTTTATGTTGCACCTTCTCGTACAGAAGGTTTCGGTTTAACACCATTAGAGGCAATGGCATCACAGGTTGCAGTTGTAACGAGTGATGCAGGCGCTTATAAAGAATTGGTTGTAGAAGGAACAGGAACGGTTGTAAAAGCAGGAGATGGTTTGGCTTTAACGGCAGCCATTGAACCCTATTTTGCTGATGTAGAAAAAACATTGGCAGCAGGGGAAAAAGCTTTAGCGCATGTTCGTACGCATTTTCCTTTGGAAAAAGAAGCAAGCGAGATTAAAAGTGTTTATGAAGAACTGTTTGCAGAAAAAGCACTTTAATATTATATCAAAAATCTTCTTAAGAATGATAAAAAATGGGTTCCATAAGGTTATCTCGCAATTATCAAGAAAATAGCTCAAAGATATAAATGTTATTTTACAAAATTTATTTTGTCTTTAGTTGAATGCTATAAGAGTTTTTCAAAATTTGGATAAAAAAATTAAAAATGTATACGCTTGAGAGCGATATGAGGCTTATGTATGATAAAGTATACGAGAAGGGAGGAAAGCTATTTTTATGCTAATGATATTTTAGAATAAGAAAACAATGCTTCACCTAAAGTCTTATAGATTTATGGACTATCTTAACAGTTTTGTATTGATATTGTTTGTTTTGTAAGACTTAAATAGAGTGAAAAAAATGTTTTCTTCTCTTAAAAAAAAGTAATGATGGTCTCTCCATGGATAAAATAGTCATACATAATTTAAATAAGTTCATAATAAGATAAATCTAAGATTAATATATTGATTCATATAGATAATCTACCTTCGCAATTTGAATAA is a genomic window containing:
- the uvrB gene encoding excinuclease ABC subunit UvrB, which gives rise to MKNGVTATVEALSALIASGNPLFKNGALWTPHRPIRPEKSEGGIPFQLETSFKAAGDQPQAIKTLVEGIEKDERTQVLLGVTGSGKTYTMAKVIEKTQRPALVLAPNKTLAAQLYGEFKSFFPHNAVEYFVSYYDYYQPEAYVARSDTYIEKESSTNEQIDRMRHAATRAVLERDDVIIVASVSCIYGIGSVETYTAMTLQIQKGDKLNQRKLLADLVSQQYYRQDINFIRGSFRVRGDTIEIFPAHLEDRAWRLSLFGDEVETITEFDPLTGQKTAALQSIKIYANSHYVIPRPTLNQAMKAIKIELVQRLDELNAAGRLLEAQRLEQRTMFDLEMLETTGSCAGIENYSRYLTGRKPGEPPPTLFEYIPNNALVFIDESHVTIPQIGGMYRGDFRRKATLAEYGFRLPSCMDNRPLRFEEWDAMRPQTIAVSATPGRWEIEQSHGVFAEQIIRPTGLVDPPTEVRKASTQVDDVVNEIRKTIQKGYRTLVTVLTKRMAEDLTEYLHEQGIRVRYMHSDIDTLERIEILRDLRLGTFDVLIGINLLREGLDIPECGFVAILDADKEGFLRSETSLIQTIGRAARNVDGRVILYADTITGSIERALKETERRREKQIAYNEEHHIVPTSIKKNIDDILNSGEENHHTPTKLTNFITQNNMVGNNLTTHIQNLEKSMRQAAADLNFEEAARLRDEIKQLQKIELAIADDPFTHHSEQSTHNPMMQTNRFSKPDLDHMGPTIDTGILEKSKTKKRPQKNAFHKTTQNTRKRQPNQ
- a CDS encoding SH3 domain-containing protein — protein: MKKFVIFFVFGSFFLATTISKAADAFVTTNLNFRTGPSTQYAVCGLISAGELVFVKNCEGNWCHIRHNAQIGWVSSRYLSFKDGNDLYHTYTMSLVPKQATTHDYSP
- the greA gene encoding transcription elongation factor GreA, producing the protein MEKVPMTTAGFESLKEELRWRQQQERPRIIEAISEARAHGDLSENAEYHAAKEAQSHNEGRINELEDYIARAEVIDVSRLSGDKIKFGATIKLLDEDTEEKKVYQIVGDQEADVKVGKISISSPIARALIGKQEGDVIEVNAPGGAHNYEIIKVQYI
- a CDS encoding glycosyltransferase family 4 protein produces the protein MRMSLQETEVIAPHFKRRLSGVTSTIIQLVPLQREQGVRISTLGFGLPENLPALGFRDLFGLWKSPKGKSFRIWHARRNIEMLFGILLRDVLRMKLKLIFTSASQRHHKPFTKWLIRRMDRVIATSTHTGAYLEVSHKVIMHGVDVKRFTPPQTLDDYFSSTGFPGKYAVGCFGRLRSSKGTDLFVESMIALLPRYPDWTALIAGRTTEQHYRFEKELRQKVARAGLNDRIIFLGEILEIPLWYRRLSLYVAPSRTEGFGLTPLEAMASQVAVVTSDAGAYKELVVEGTGTVVKAGDGLALTAAIEPYFADVEKTLAAGEKALAHVRTHFPLEKEASEIKSVYEELFAEKAL